Proteins from a single region of Diaphorobacter limosus:
- a CDS encoding tartrate dehydrogenase: MSKTYRIACIPGDGIGKEVIPAGQSVLQALAASQPGLGFEFTSYGWGGDWYRAHGEMMPTDGLNELKNQDAILFGSAGDPHIPDHITLWGLRLKICQGFDQYANVRPTRILPGIDAPLKRCGPQDLDWVIVRENSEGEYAGVGGRVHQGHPLEAATDVSMMTRAGVERIMRFAFRLAESRPRKLLTVITKSNAQRHAMVMWDEIAAQIGQEFPDVQWDKELVDAATARMVNRPATLDTIVATNLHADILSDLAAALAGSLGIAPTGNIDPERRYPSMFEPIHGSAFDIMGKGLANPVGTFWSCVMLLEHLGEQAAAQRLMCAVEQVTADPALHTGDLGGRATTRQVTDAVCRYLASSAVASSAVVA; the protein is encoded by the coding sequence ATGAGCAAGACCTATCGCATTGCCTGCATTCCCGGCGACGGCATTGGCAAGGAAGTCATTCCCGCAGGCCAGTCCGTGCTACAGGCCCTGGCCGCATCGCAGCCCGGCCTGGGCTTCGAGTTCACTAGCTACGGCTGGGGCGGCGACTGGTACCGCGCGCACGGCGAGATGATGCCCACCGATGGCCTGAACGAGCTCAAGAACCAGGACGCCATCCTGTTCGGATCGGCGGGCGACCCGCACATTCCCGACCACATCACGCTGTGGGGCCTGCGCCTGAAGATCTGCCAGGGCTTCGATCAGTACGCCAACGTGCGGCCCACGCGCATCCTGCCGGGCATCGACGCGCCGCTCAAGCGCTGCGGCCCCCAGGATCTGGACTGGGTCATCGTGCGCGAGAACTCGGAGGGCGAATACGCCGGCGTGGGCGGCCGCGTGCACCAGGGCCACCCGCTGGAGGCGGCCACCGACGTGAGCATGATGACCCGCGCCGGGGTGGAGCGCATCATGCGCTTTGCCTTCCGCTTGGCAGAGTCGCGTCCGCGCAAGCTGCTCACCGTCATCACCAAGAGCAACGCCCAGCGCCACGCCATGGTGATGTGGGACGAGATCGCCGCGCAGATCGGCCAGGAGTTCCCCGATGTGCAGTGGGACAAGGAGCTGGTGGACGCCGCCACCGCGCGCATGGTCAACCGCCCGGCCACGCTGGACACCATAGTCGCCACCAACCTGCACGCCGATATCCTGAGCGACCTGGCCGCGGCGTTGGCCGGCAGCCTCGGGATCGCGCCCACCGGCAACATCGACCCCGAGCGCCGCTACCCCAGCATGTTCGAGCCCATCCACGGCTCGGCCTTCGACATCATGGGCAAGGGCCTGGCCAATCCCGTGGGCACGTTCTGGAGCTGCGTGATGCTGCTGGAGCACCTGGGCGAGCAGGCCGCCGCGCAGCGCCTGATGTGCGCGGTGGAGCAGGTGACGGCCGACCCGGCTCTGCACACGGGCGACCTGGGCGGCAGGGCCACCACGCGCCAGGTGACGGACGCGGTCTGCCGCTATCTGGCGTCGAGCGCCGTGGCTTCAAGCGCAGTGGTGGCCTGA
- a CDS encoding glycerate kinase, whose protein sequence is MTATPYTPIANPQVFLLDLYRVAVQRAQPLHSMGQHLPPVPKGRTVVLGAGKAGGSMCQALEALWPQEAPLSGLVVTRYHHIPPRPEGLAQRIELVEAAHPVPDAAGLLAAERMLALTQGLTEDDLVLCLISGGGSALLTLPAEGLDLAEKQRINQALLESGAAIGEMNCVRKHLSRIKGGRLAAACHPARVVTLTISDVPGDDPSIIASGPTVADASTCADALAILQRYQIAVPDAVRAALQAGALETPKPGDARFAGHQVHLIATPQQSLQAAARAAQAAGIAAHILSDEIEGESREVGKVHAALARAVARRDEPFARPCVILSGGETTVTIRPRQPGAAKGRGGRAGEFCLGLAQALQGQEGVWALAADTDGIDGVEDNAGARVAPDTLARAAQNGQRIGDHLDRNDAYGFFEPLGDLVFTGPTNTNVNDFRAILVL, encoded by the coding sequence ATGACCGCGACACCGTACACGCCCATCGCAAACCCCCAGGTCTTTCTGCTCGACCTGTACCGCGTGGCGGTGCAGCGCGCACAGCCGCTGCACAGCATGGGGCAGCATCTGCCGCCGGTTCCGAAGGGCCGTACCGTGGTGCTGGGCGCCGGCAAGGCCGGCGGTTCGATGTGCCAGGCGCTTGAAGCGCTGTGGCCGCAGGAGGCGCCGCTGTCCGGCCTGGTGGTTACGCGCTACCACCATATTCCGCCGCGCCCCGAGGGGCTGGCGCAGCGTATCGAACTCGTTGAGGCCGCTCACCCCGTGCCGGATGCCGCCGGCTTGCTGGCTGCCGAGCGCATGCTGGCGCTGACGCAAGGGCTGACCGAGGACGATCTGGTGCTGTGCCTGATCTCTGGCGGCGGCTCGGCCCTCTTGACCCTGCCGGCCGAGGGTCTGGATCTGGCAGAGAAGCAGCGCATCAACCAGGCCTTGCTGGAAAGCGGCGCCGCCATTGGCGAGATGAACTGTGTGCGCAAGCATCTCTCGCGCATCAAGGGCGGCCGCCTGGCCGCCGCCTGCCACCCGGCCCGGGTGGTCACGCTGACCATCAGCGACGTGCCGGGCGACGACCCCTCCATCATCGCCAGCGGGCCCACGGTGGCCGATGCCTCAACCTGCGCCGACGCGCTGGCAATTCTGCAGCGCTACCAAATTGCCGTGCCCGATGCCGTGCGCGCCGCGCTGCAGGCTGGCGCGCTGGAAACCCCGAAGCCCGGTGACGCGCGCTTTGCCGGTCACCAGGTGCACCTGATCGCCACGCCCCAGCAGTCACTGCAGGCCGCGGCCCGGGCGGCGCAGGCCGCGGGCATTGCGGCGCATATCCTGTCCGACGAGATCGAGGGCGAGTCGCGCGAGGTGGGCAAGGTGCATGCGGCGCTGGCGCGCGCCGTGGCCCGGCGCGATGAGCCGTTTGCGCGGCCCTGCGTGATTCTTTCGGGCGGGGAAACCACGGTCACGATACGCCCCAGGCAGCCCGGCGCCGCCAAGGGGCGCGGCGGGCGTGCCGGCGAGTTCTGCCTGGGCCTGGCCCAGGCGCTGCAGGGGCAGGAGGGTGTCTGGGCGCTGGCGGCCGACACCGACGGCATAGACGGCGTGGAGGACAACGCGGGCGCCCGCGTGGCACCCGACACCCTGGCGCGCGCGGCACAAAACGGCCAGCGCATCGGCGACCACCTGGATCGCAACGATGCCTATGGCTTTTTCGAACCTCTGGGCGATCTGGTGTTCACCGGGCCTACGAACACCAATGTGAACGACTTTCGCGCCATCCTGGTGTTGTAG
- a CDS encoding tripartite tricarboxylate transporter substrate binding protein produces MTHWSKRALLGTLAAAAAGLALPSAWAQVWPSRPVSIIVPFPAGGTTDVLARALGQELSKTLGQPVVVENKPGAGATLGADYVAKAKPDGYTLLMGAVHHTIATSVYRKLGYDFEKDLTPITTVALVPNVLVVNPQLPAKTVQELLALAKAQPGKLTYGSNGTGTGQHLIGAQFEGMGGVELLHVPYKGSGPLTTDLLGGQISMSFDTVTPVLPHIKAGKLRALAVTTARRSVALPDVPTLDEAGLKGFDMGTWFGMLAPAGTPREVVTRLNADMVRIIHSPEFRKKMDDIGADAIGNTPEQMARQIRDDTARFAKLVKDAKVSLD; encoded by the coding sequence ATGACGCATTGGAGTAAACGCGCCCTGCTGGGCACCCTGGCCGCAGCCGCAGCGGGGCTGGCATTGCCATCTGCCTGGGCGCAGGTCTGGCCAAGCCGGCCGGTGAGCATCATCGTGCCGTTCCCGGCCGGCGGCACGACCGACGTGCTGGCGCGCGCGCTAGGACAGGAGCTGTCCAAGACCCTGGGCCAGCCCGTGGTGGTGGAAAACAAGCCTGGAGCCGGCGCCACGCTGGGCGCGGACTACGTGGCCAAGGCCAAGCCCGATGGCTACACCTTGCTCATGGGCGCGGTGCACCACACCATCGCCACCAGCGTCTATCGCAAGCTGGGCTACGACTTCGAGAAGGACCTGACCCCCATCACCACCGTGGCCCTGGTTCCCAACGTGCTGGTCGTGAACCCGCAACTGCCCGCCAAGACCGTGCAGGAGCTGCTGGCGCTCGCCAAGGCCCAGCCCGGCAAGCTCACCTACGGCTCCAACGGCACGGGCACGGGCCAGCACCTGATAGGCGCGCAGTTCGAGGGCATGGGCGGCGTTGAGCTGTTGCACGTGCCCTACAAAGGCAGCGGTCCGCTGACCACCGACCTGCTGGGCGGACAGATCAGCATGTCGTTCGACACCGTCACGCCGGTGCTGCCCCACATCAAGGCCGGCAAGCTGCGCGCGCTGGCCGTGACCACGGCCAGGCGCTCGGTGGCGCTGCCCGATGTGCCCACGCTCGACGAGGCGGGCCTCAAGGGCTTCGACATGGGCACTTGGTTCGGCATGCTTGCGCCCGCGGGCACGCCCAGGGAGGTGGTGACACGCCTGAATGCGGACATGGTCAGGATCATCCACTCGCCCGAGTTCCGCAAGAAGATGGACGACATAGGCGCTGACGCCATCGGTAACACGCCCGAGCAGATGGCGCGGCAGATTAGGGATGACACGGCGCGCTTCGCCAAACTAGTCAAGGACGCCAAGGTATCGCTGGATTGA
- a CDS encoding DUF485 domain-containing protein, translating into MSNPLYENIKRDPRYAQLVRERARFATTLALLVIAVFFGFVLLVAFQPQVIALRLFEGSNLTLGIALGFTQFVFFCALTWVYVRRANSDFDARNAQIVADAMRKTA; encoded by the coding sequence ATGTCCAACCCCTTGTATGAAAACATCAAGCGCGACCCGCGCTACGCGCAGTTGGTGCGCGAGCGGGCGCGCTTTGCCACGACGCTGGCCTTGCTGGTGATTGCCGTGTTCTTTGGCTTTGTGCTGCTGGTGGCCTTCCAGCCGCAAGTGATTGCGCTGCGCCTGTTCGAGGGCAGCAATCTGACGCTGGGCATTGCCCTGGGCTTTACCCAGTTTGTGTTCTTCTGCGCCCTGACCTGGGTCTATGTGCGCCGCGCCAACAGCGACTTTGATGCGCGCAACGCCCAGATCGTCGCCGACGCCATGAGGAAGACAGCATGA
- the uraD gene encoding 2-oxo-4-hydroxy-4-carboxy-5-ureidoimidazoline decarboxylase has product MALTLEQLNRAPLPEATQMLDGLYEHTPWIAEQALAQRPFTSLAHLKHAMVRVLAAAPREAQLALVRAHPELAGKAMVSKTLTAESTNEQSKAGLTDCTPEEFARIQQLNSDYNARHGFPFILAVRGPRGLGLPKQEIIDTFARRLENPVDFELAEALRNIHRIVEIRLNDKFGFAPTLGNDVWDWQEKLSTHSDPGYAEKGQLTVTYLTDAHRACAQRISHWMRDCGFDEVEIDAVGNVVGRYHGAQPDAKYLLTGSHYDTVRNGGKYDGRLGIFVPMACVRELHRAGRRLPFGIEVVGFAEEEGQRYKATFLGSGALVGDFRAEWLEQKDADGITMRQAMQHAGLCVDDIPKLKREAANYLGFVEVHIEQGPVLNELDIPLGVVTSINGSVRFVGEVCGMASHAGTTPMDRRRDAAAAVAELILYVEKRAAQDGDSVGTVGQLEVPSGSINVVPGRCRFSLDLRAPTNAQRDRLVHDIEAELQAICARRFVHYSLEETMRAAAAPSAPEWQQRWEKAVAALGVPLYRMPSGAGHDAMKLHELMPQAMLFTRGINSGISHNPLEATTSDDMQLAVDAFSHVLNQLAQEA; this is encoded by the coding sequence GTGGCTTTGACCCTGGAACAACTGAACCGCGCGCCCTTGCCCGAGGCCACGCAAATGCTCGACGGCCTGTACGAGCACACGCCCTGGATCGCCGAGCAGGCGCTGGCGCAGCGCCCCTTCACGTCGCTCGCCCATCTCAAGCACGCCATGGTGCGGGTGCTGGCCGCCGCCCCGCGCGAGGCGCAGCTGGCCCTGGTGCGCGCCCACCCGGAGCTGGCGGGCAAGGCCATGGTCAGCAAGACGCTGACGGCGGAATCGACCAACGAGCAAAGCAAGGCCGGCCTGACCGACTGCACGCCCGAAGAGTTCGCCCGCATCCAGCAGCTCAACAGCGACTACAACGCGCGCCACGGCTTCCCCTTCATCCTGGCCGTGCGCGGCCCGCGCGGCCTAGGCTTGCCGAAGCAGGAAATCATCGACACCTTTGCGCGCCGGCTGGAGAACCCGGTCGATTTCGAGCTGGCCGAGGCGCTGCGCAACATCCACCGCATCGTCGAGATCCGCCTGAACGACAAGTTCGGCTTTGCCCCCACGCTGGGCAACGATGTCTGGGACTGGCAGGAAAAACTCAGCACGCACAGCGACCCGGGCTACGCCGAGAAGGGCCAGCTGACCGTCACCTACCTGACCGACGCGCACCGCGCCTGCGCCCAGCGCATCAGCCACTGGATGCGCGATTGCGGCTTCGACGAGGTCGAGATCGACGCCGTGGGCAACGTGGTGGGCCGCTACCACGGCGCCCAGCCCGATGCCAAATACCTGCTCACCGGATCGCACTACGACACCGTGAGGAACGGCGGCAAGTACGACGGGCGCCTCGGCATCTTCGTGCCCATGGCCTGCGTGCGCGAGCTGCACCGCGCCGGCCGCCGCCTGCCCTTCGGCATCGAGGTGGTGGGCTTTGCCGAGGAAGAAGGCCAGCGCTACAAGGCCACCTTCCTGGGCTCGGGCGCGCTGGTTGGCGACTTCCGCGCCGAATGGCTGGAGCAGAAGGACGCCGACGGCATCACCATGCGCCAGGCCATGCAGCACGCCGGCCTGTGCGTGGACGACATCCCCAAGCTGAAGCGCGAGGCCGCCAACTACCTGGGTTTTGTCGAGGTGCATATCGAGCAGGGCCCGGTGCTCAACGAGCTGGACATCCCGCTGGGCGTGGTCACCTCCATCAACGGCAGCGTGCGCTTCGTCGGCGAGGTGTGCGGCATGGCCAGCCACGCCGGCACCACGCCCATGGATCGGCGCCGCGACGCCGCCGCCGCGGTGGCCGAATTGATTCTCTACGTGGAAAAGCGCGCCGCCCAGGACGGCGACAGCGTCGGCACCGTGGGCCAGCTGGAGGTGCCCAGCGGCTCCATCAACGTGGTGCCGGGGCGCTGCCGCTTCAGCCTGGATCTGCGCGCACCCACCAACGCGCAGCGCGACCGCCTGGTGCACGACATAGAGGCCGAGCTGCAGGCCATCTGCGCGCGCCGCTTCGTGCATTACAGCCTGGAGGAAACCATGCGCGCGGCCGCCGCGCCCAGCGCGCCCGAGTGGCAGCAGCGCTGGGAAAAGGCCGTCGCCGCCCTGGGCGTGCCGCTGTATCGCATGCCCAGCGGCGCCGGCCATGACGCCATGAAGCTGCACGAGCTCATGCCCCAGGCCATGCTGTTCACGCGCGGCATCAACAGCGGCATCAGCCACAACCCGCTGGAGGCGACGACCAGCGACGACATGCAGCTGGCCGTCGATGCCTTCAGCCATGTCTTGAACCAACTGGCCCAAGAGGCCTGA
- a CDS encoding LysR family transcriptional regulator, producing MSTPSTAPSEMAFFSLLARCASLSATAREQGISTAAASKRLAQMESRLGVQLVSRTTRRLHLTAEGETYLQHARRILAEIDAMEQLVADMQSEPQGLLRVNATLGFGRSHVAPLVPAFVQSHPQIQLQLQLSVQPPPLADDAFDVCIRFGEPPDARVIARRIAPNRRLLCAAPAYLARRGMPARPADLQQHDCIDIRQGDDAYGVWRFVGPHRLESIKLRNHLSTNDGEIAVNWALAGLGLVMRAEWDIARYLRSGRLVQVLQDWQTPPADIHAVYPQRHAATARVRSFVEFLAQHFSESAPKF from the coding sequence ATGAGCACCCCTTCGACCGCCCCTTCGGAGATGGCCTTCTTCAGCCTGCTGGCGCGCTGTGCAAGCCTGTCGGCCACCGCGCGCGAACAGGGCATCAGTACCGCCGCGGCCAGCAAGCGCCTCGCGCAGATGGAATCGCGCCTAGGTGTGCAGCTCGTCAGCCGCACCACGCGACGATTGCATTTGACGGCCGAGGGGGAGACCTACCTACAGCACGCGCGCCGCATCCTGGCGGAAATCGACGCCATGGAGCAGCTCGTGGCCGACATGCAGTCGGAGCCCCAGGGGCTGCTGCGCGTGAACGCCACGCTGGGTTTCGGGCGCAGCCATGTTGCGCCGCTGGTGCCGGCCTTCGTGCAGAGCCATCCGCAGATCCAGCTACAGCTGCAGCTTTCTGTGCAGCCACCGCCGCTGGCGGACGACGCGTTCGACGTGTGCATCCGTTTCGGCGAGCCGCCCGATGCCCGCGTCATCGCGCGGCGCATCGCCCCCAACCGGCGACTGCTGTGCGCCGCCCCCGCCTACCTGGCCCGCCGGGGCATGCCCGCCCGACCGGCGGATCTGCAGCAGCACGATTGCATTGACATACGCCAGGGCGATGATGCCTACGGCGTCTGGCGCTTCGTGGGGCCACACAGGCTGGAATCCATCAAGCTGCGCAACCACCTGAGCACCAACGACGGCGAGATCGCGGTGAACTGGGCACTGGCGGGCTTGGGGCTCGTGATGCGCGCCGAGTGGGACATCGCCCGCTACCTGCGCAGCGGGCGACTGGTTCAGGTGCTGCAGGACTGGCAAACGCCGCCGGCCGACATCCACGCCGTATACCCGCAGCGACATGCCGCCACCGCGCGAGTACGCTCCTTCGTGGAGTTCCTGGCACAGCATTTCAGCGAGTCGGCGCCAAAGTTCTAA
- the puuE gene encoding allantoinase PuuE: MTYDATAPYPRDLIGYGRTPPQPQWPGQARVAVQFVLNYEEGGENCVLHGDAASEQFLSEMFNPAAYPERHMSMEGIYEYGSRAGVWRILREFERRGLPLTVFGVATALQRHRDVTAAFTELGHEIACHGLKWIHYQGVPEEVERAHMAEAMQIIQGLTGSRPLGWYTGRDSPRTRRLVADHGGFEYDSDYYGDDLPFWMKVQKTDGSAAHQLIVPYTLDVNDMRFALPQGYSHADPFFQYMKDSFDALYAEGDPAGDNAPKMMSIGMHCRLLGKPGRITALQRFLDHIQGHNKVWICRRIDIARHWKERFPAPIL, translated from the coding sequence ATGACCTACGACGCCACTGCCCCCTACCCCCGCGACCTGATCGGCTACGGCCGCACGCCCCCGCAGCCCCAGTGGCCGGGCCAGGCGCGCGTGGCCGTGCAGTTTGTCCTCAACTACGAGGAAGGCGGCGAGAACTGCGTGCTGCATGGCGACGCCGCCAGCGAGCAGTTTTTGTCCGAAATGTTCAACCCGGCCGCCTACCCCGAGCGCCACATGAGCATGGAGGGCATCTACGAATACGGCTCGCGTGCCGGCGTGTGGCGCATCCTGCGCGAGTTCGAGCGCCGCGGCCTGCCGCTCACCGTCTTTGGCGTCGCCACGGCGCTGCAAAGACACCGCGATGTGACGGCCGCGTTCACCGAGCTGGGCCACGAGATCGCCTGCCATGGCCTCAAATGGATCCACTACCAGGGCGTGCCCGAGGAGGTGGAGCGCGCCCACATGGCGGAGGCCATGCAGATCATCCAGGGTCTGACCGGCAGCCGCCCGCTGGGCTGGTACACGGGCCGCGACAGCCCGCGCACGCGCCGCCTGGTGGCCGACCATGGCGGCTTCGAGTACGACAGCGACTACTACGGCGACGACCTGCCGTTCTGGATGAAGGTCCAGAAGACCGACGGCAGCGCCGCGCACCAGCTCATCGTGCCCTACACGCTGGACGTGAACGACATGCGCTTTGCGCTGCCCCAGGGCTACTCGCACGCCGACCCGTTCTTTCAGTACATGAAGGACAGCTTCGACGCCCTGTATGCCGAAGGCGACCCGGCCGGCGACAACGCGCCCAAGATGATGAGCATAGGCATGCACTGCCGCCTGCTGGGCAAGCCCGGACGCATCACCGCGCTGCAGCGCTTTCTGGACCATATCCAGGGCCACAACAAGGTCTGGATCTGCCGGCGCATCGACATCGCGCGCCACTGGAAAGAGCGCTTTCCCGCACCAATTTTGTAA
- a CDS encoding GntR family transcriptional regulator, protein METSTTSFIVENLTRAIVEHRLLPGTKLAEQKLADHFGVSRTLVRQALFQLSQNRLIKLEPARGAFVATPSVAEARQVFAVRRMLEAEMVRAFMAQSTPAKIRSLRQHVAAEKKAMEREDVGQRTELLGDFHVRMAELMGNEVLAQLLGELISRCALITLMYQSNVAAEHSHDEHADIVEALAGGNADHAVQLMRQHLDNVEAGLTFDRDVPTSDLSMALSA, encoded by the coding sequence ATGGAAACCTCCACCACCAGTTTCATCGTCGAGAACCTGACCCGCGCCATCGTGGAGCACCGCCTGTTGCCCGGCACCAAGCTGGCCGAGCAAAAGCTGGCGGATCACTTTGGCGTCTCGCGCACGCTGGTGCGCCAGGCCTTGTTCCAACTGTCGCAAAACCGGCTCATCAAGCTGGAGCCGGCGCGCGGCGCATTCGTGGCCACGCCCTCGGTGGCTGAGGCGCGCCAGGTATTCGCCGTGCGCCGCATGCTGGAGGCCGAGATGGTGCGCGCCTTCATGGCCCAGAGCACGCCGGCCAAGATCCGCAGCCTGCGCCAGCATGTGGCCGCCGAGAAAAAGGCCATGGAGCGCGAGGACGTAGGCCAGCGCACCGAGCTGCTGGGCGACTTTCATGTGCGCATGGCCGAGCTCATGGGCAACGAGGTGCTGGCCCAGCTGCTGGGCGAACTGATCTCACGCTGCGCCCTGATCACGCTGATGTACCAGTCCAACGTGGCCGCCGAGCATTCGCACGACGAGCATGCCGACATCGTCGAGGCGCTGGCCGGCGGCAACGCCGACCATGCCGTGCAGCTCATGCGCCAGCACCTGGACAACGTCGAGGCGGGCCTGACCTTCGACCGCGACGTTCCGACCAGCGACCTTTCCATGGCCCTTTCTGCCTGA
- a CDS encoding cation acetate symporter produces MIQRPISLACRSAAALSLLLPALAIAAPDLGATQKQPLNWHAIGMFFVFVLMTLGITYWAAGRSKSASDFYTAGGGITGKQNGLAIAGDFMSAATLLGLTAMIYGDGVDGYIYMVAFFVGWPIILFLMAERLRNLGKFTFADITAYRLSQGPVRTMAAVSSLTVVCFYLVAQMVGAGQLIKLLFGLDYNVALVVVGVLMMVYVIFGGMVATTWVQIIKACMLLAGGTAIMLLAFSQFGFSLDTLLTKTMEVHKLGANMLSPGKLLADPVTALSMGLGLMFGIAGLPHILMRFFTVTNAQEARKSVFYASGIIAFFFNVIAIMGLCAIVLVGTNPDFFEGGVVGGKLIGGGNMVALHLAKAAGGNLLLGFLSAVAFATILAVVAGLALAGASAISHDLYARVIMKGQASEAKEIRVSKMATLGLGVVAVLLGMAFEKMNVAFMVALAFGVASCANFPVLLMSMYWKGLTTRGALVGGYTGLISSVLFVLFSKSVWVDVLGNKAALFPYTQPALFAMPLAFLAIYVFSRLDSSAQADKERAAFDDQYVRAQTGVGAASAAAH; encoded by the coding sequence ATGATACAGCGCCCTATTTCTCTCGCCTGCCGCAGCGCTGCGGCCCTGTCCTTGCTGCTGCCGGCACTGGCCATCGCCGCCCCGGACCTGGGCGCCACACAAAAGCAGCCGCTGAACTGGCACGCCATTGGCATGTTCTTCGTCTTCGTGCTGATGACGCTGGGCATCACCTACTGGGCGGCCGGCCGCTCCAAGTCGGCGTCCGACTTCTACACCGCCGGCGGCGGCATCACCGGCAAGCAAAACGGCCTGGCGATTGCCGGCGACTTCATGTCGGCGGCCACGCTGCTGGGCCTGACGGCCATGATCTATGGCGACGGTGTCGATGGCTACATCTACATGGTGGCCTTCTTCGTCGGCTGGCCCATCATTTTGTTCTTGATGGCCGAGCGCCTGCGCAACCTGGGCAAGTTCACCTTTGCCGACATCACCGCCTACCGCCTCTCCCAGGGCCCGGTGCGCACCATGGCGGCCGTCAGCTCGCTGACCGTGGTGTGCTTTTACCTGGTGGCGCAGATGGTCGGCGCCGGCCAGCTCATCAAGCTGCTGTTCGGCCTGGACTACAACGTGGCCCTGGTGGTCGTCGGCGTGCTGATGATGGTGTATGTGATCTTCGGCGGCATGGTCGCCACCACCTGGGTGCAGATCATCAAGGCCTGCATGCTGCTGGCGGGCGGCACGGCCATCATGCTGCTGGCCTTCTCCCAGTTCGGCTTCAGCCTGGACACCCTGCTGACCAAGACCATGGAGGTGCACAAGCTGGGCGCCAACATGCTCTCGCCCGGCAAGCTGCTGGCCGACCCGGTGACGGCCCTGTCCATGGGCCTGGGCCTGATGTTCGGCATCGCCGGCCTGCCGCATATCCTGATGCGCTTCTTCACCGTGACCAACGCGCAGGAGGCGCGCAAGTCGGTGTTCTATGCCTCCGGCATCATCGCCTTCTTCTTCAACGTGATCGCCATCATGGGCCTGTGCGCCATCGTGCTGGTGGGCACCAATCCCGACTTCTTCGAGGGCGGCGTGGTCGGCGGCAAGCTGATTGGCGGCGGCAACATGGTGGCCCTGCACCTGGCCAAGGCCGCGGGCGGCAACCTGCTGCTGGGCTTTTTGTCGGCCGTGGCCTTTGCCACCATCCTGGCGGTGGTGGCGGGCCTGGCGCTGGCAGGTGCCTCGGCCATCTCGCACGACCTGTATGCCCGCGTGATCATGAAGGGCCAGGCGAGCGAGGCCAAGGAAATCCGCGTCTCCAAGATGGCCACCCTGGGCCTGGGCGTGGTCGCCGTGCTGCTGGGCATGGCGTTCGAGAAGATGAACGTGGCCTTCATGGTGGCGCTGGCCTTTGGCGTGGCCTCCTGCGCCAACTTCCCCGTCCTGCTGATGTCCATGTACTGGAAGGGCCTGACCACGCGCGGCGCGCTGGTGGGCGGCTACACGGGTCTCATCAGCTCGGTGCTGTTCGTGCTGTTCTCCAAGTCGGTGTGGGTGGATGTGCTGGGCAACAAGGCCGCGCTCTTCCCCTACACCCAGCCGGCGCTGTTTGCCATGCCGCTGGCCTTCCTGGCGATCTATGTCTTCTCCAGGCTGGACAGCAGCGCCCAGGCCGACAAGGAGCGTGCGGCATTTGATGACCAGTACGTGCGCGCGCAGACCGGCGTGGGCGCCGCCAGCGCCGCTGCACACTGA